CGCTGCCCGAACCTAATGCCTTGCCAGGTATATTCGCTGCGCCAACGCTTCAGCAGTTACTGGGGCTCAGCGATATCGGTGATCAAACGTCGACCACAACGACAGAACTGGCGGAGACAGACACGACGCGCAGCGATATTCCGGTCCTTCGCCGGCAATATTGGTATCAACTTTTCCAAAATCATTCATTGGCGGTGCGAATGGATGCGGTTGGCCAACTTCAAGAACTGGTCGGCCACAACGACGCGCTCCCCAATCTGCCATTCGTGCGCACCGCCAGCAACTTGGACGCTAACGAGAGCCAACATGTCGATGTGCGCCTGGCTTATGTAACCGGTCGCATCGAAGAATCCTTCTTCGATCGTGACGATGCCAACGAACCGACCGATCCTCTGGTTCTCGAGCTCGCGAAGATATTTGGCTGGGACATCGACTTTGCGCTCGACGTCAATGCCGGTGACCGTTTCGCCGTTATTCACGAAGAAAAATACTGGCGTGGGCAAAAAATCGCTAACGGCGAGATTCTCGCCGCCGAATTTGTGAACCGAGGACAAACGTACCGCGCCATCGGTTTCCGCGGCCCGGATGGCAAGATCGCTTACTACACTCCGAGTGGCAGCAGTCTACGGCGTGCGTTCCTACGCACGCCGGTCAAATTCAGTCGAGTCACGTCGCTTTTTTCACGCTTGCGATACCACCCACTGCTAAAAATGTGGCTAGCGCATAACGGCGTCGATTATGCCGCGCCCGAAGGAACGCCGATTCATGCCACGGCGTCAGGCCGCATTACAGCGCTTGGATGGCAAACGGGGTATGGCAAAACCATCACGATCGATCATGGAAACGCGTTCAGCACGGTATATGCGCACTTATCGCGCTTTCGTACCAATCTCAAAGTTGGGCAAGAAGTTACCCAAGCCACGATCATCGGCACTGTCGGCAGCACTGGGCTCGCCACTGGACCGCATCTGCATTACGAGTTGCGCGTCGATGGTCACTATCAAGACCCTCTTACTTTCGAGTTTCCTACGGGTGAGACGATCGCGCCGGAGCTACGTGCTGACTTTCAACGCACCACCACTACCGCGCTCACTCAGCTTGATTTTGTGAGCGGTCGCAGCGTGGCTATGCGTTAAGTGGGAGAAAGGTAGTGACTAAGCGGCATTAATCCCTTGGTCGCGCCGGTATCTCTGCACGATTTATCGAGCGCCAAAGAAAAAGGAGGCGACATGCCTCCTTCTTTTATCACTGCAAGCGATTTCGCTTAGGCGTTAAACGAAGAACCGCAGCCGCAGGTTGTTTTCGCATTCGGGTTCTTGATAACGAACTGCGCACCCTCTAAACCTTCCTGATAATCAATTTCCGCGCCTACCAAGTACTGAAAACTCACCGGATCGACTAAAAACGTTACATCGTTTTTGGTGACGCGAGTGTCGTCGTCGTTGGCGGTTTCTTCGAAAGTGAAACCATACTGAAATCCGGAACAGCCGCCGCCGGAAACAAAAACGCGCAGCATCAAGTCGGGATTGTTCTCCTCGGTGATCAACTCTTTCACTTTACTGGCAGCGCTGTCGGTAAAGGTCAGCGGATCAGGCATCACGGGCATAGCGGCGGTCATGGAACACCTCAACTCATACGGTATAAAACAAATTATCGACCTCGCGCCCCGCCGGGTCAACGCAAACTATGCCTCTTCCTCGTTCATCGCGCCGCTACCGATAGGTTTTAGTCGGGCGACAGGCGCTTTTTCCCGATTGGTATCGATCGATTCGCGCAGCAAATTACCGTTAATCGCTGCCCCGCTCGCCATCTCCATGACCTTGTAGTAGACATCGCCGGTGATCTCGGCTTTAGGCTGGAGTTCGATGCGTTCAGCCGCGCGCACGGTGCCCTTGATCGTTCCATTGATGATGATATGGGGCACAGTGACATTGCCGATAATTAAGGCGTTCTCGCTCAATATCAGCGTGCTATTGCCGTCGCCTTTGGCAGTCACATTGCCTTTCAACTTGCCATCGATCCGCAAACCACCGGAAAACGTCAGGTCGCCTTTGAGCTCAGTGCGCGCGCCTACCAACGTTTCGATGGTATTGCAGGGCTTTTCGTTGTGGCTCTTGCCGAGGGGGTTCAACATCGACATCGCTGATCTCCTTGATTGGTATGTCAGATTTTTAGGCCAGCGGCCAGGGCACGCTTTGCTCGACGGGCGCGCCACTGGTAGGTGTGACATTTACCTTGATCTGCCGCGGTTTGAAGTCTTTCGGAAGCTCGAACTGTCCTTCGATGTCCTGAAAATATTTCAGGTTCACTTTCGATCCCGGCACTGTTATTACCTTGTCTTCGGCACCCAGAGCGCCGCTGATTTGGAAATTGACCGAACCGTAAATCGTTTGGTCGTGCTTGAGCGCCTGAATCAACACTAGCTTATAGCGATATTGATTGGCGCCGTTGGCCGGTTGAATGTCCAAGCTCTGCACGCGCAAGCCGCTTTTTTTGTCGGCCGGCGAGATGATGTTGCGGTAAAAATTGAGCTCTTCGCGCAGTTTGACGATCTCTTGCGCCGACGCCTTCAACGAGCGGTCCAATTCCTGGAACGCGGTTTCATCCATTTGCAGG
The Gammaproteobacteria bacterium DNA segment above includes these coding regions:
- a CDS encoding M23 family metallopeptidase; translated protein: MCLIGAGLFATSVALASIPLPEPNALPGIFAAPTLQQLLGLSDIGDQTSTTTTELAETDTTRSDIPVLRRQYWYQLFQNHSLAVRMDAVGQLQELVGHNDALPNLPFVRTASNLDANESQHVDVRLAYVTGRIEESFFDRDDANEPTDPLVLELAKIFGWDIDFALDVNAGDRFAVIHEEKYWRGQKIANGEILAAEFVNRGQTYRAIGFRGPDGKIAYYTPSGSSLRRAFLRTPVKFSRVTSLFSRLRYHPLLKMWLAHNGVDYAAPEGTPIHATASGRITALGWQTGYGKTITIDHGNAFSTVYAHLSRFRTNLKVGQEVTQATIIGTVGSTGLATGPHLHYELRVDGHYQDPLTFEFPTGETIAPELRADFQRTTTTALTQLDFVSGRSVAMR
- a CDS encoding polymer-forming cytoskeletal protein, which codes for MLNPLGKSHNEKPCNTIETLVGARTELKGDLTFSGGLRIDGKLKGNVTAKGDGNSTLILSENALIIGNVTVPHIIINGTIKGTVRAAERIELQPKAEITGDVYYKVMEMASGAAINGNLLRESIDTNREKAPVARLKPIGSGAMNEEEA
- the erpA gene encoding iron-sulfur cluster insertion protein ErpA, whose amino-acid sequence is MPVMPDPLTFTDSAASKVKELITEENNPDLMLRVFVSGGGCSGFQYGFTFEETANDDDTRVTKNDVTFLVDPVSFQYLVGAEIDYQEGLEGAQFVIKNPNAKTTCGCGSSFNA